The following proteins come from a genomic window of Sphingosinicella flava:
- the efp gene encoding elongation factor P: MKISGVDIRPGNIIEYEGGIWRAVKIQHTQPGKGGAYMQVELKNLRDGRKNNVRFRSAETVERVRLDTKDFQFLYPEGDMLVFMDKETYEQTTLPRDLLGDAAAFLQDGMDVMMELYDEEAISVQLPDTIEATIVEADAVVKGQTASSSYKPAILDNGVRVMVPPHIGSGTRIVVDVYEQTYVRRAD, translated from the coding sequence ATGAAGATCAGCGGCGTGGACATTCGTCCCGGCAACATCATCGAATATGAAGGCGGCATCTGGCGCGCGGTCAAGATTCAGCACACGCAGCCGGGCAAGGGCGGCGCCTATATGCAGGTGGAGCTCAAGAACCTGCGCGACGGCCGCAAAAACAATGTCCGCTTCCGTTCGGCCGAAACGGTGGAGCGCGTCCGCCTCGATACCAAGGATTTCCAATTCTTGTATCCCGAAGGCGACATGCTCGTGTTCATGGACAAGGAAACTTACGAACAAACCACGCTCCCCCGCGACCTGCTGGGCGATGCCGCGGCCTTCCTGCAGGACGGCATGGACGTGATGATGGAGCTTTACGACGAAGAAGCGATCAGCGTGCAGCTGCCCGACACGATCGAGGCGACGATCGTCGAGGCGGACGCTGTGGTGAAGGGGCAGACGGCATCTTCCTCCTATAAGCCCGCGATCCTCGACAATGGCGTCCGCGTCATGGTGCCGCCGCACATCGGCAGCGGAACCCGGATCGTCGTCGACGTTTACGAACAAACCTACGTCCGCAGGGCGGATTAA
- a CDS encoding inositol monophosphatase family protein has product MVSHSGLITVMQRAARKAAPRLRRDFGEVELLQVSRKGPADFVSMADKRAEQTIVEELRHARPDWGLLLEEGGVIEGDPSKPRWIVDPLDGTSNFLHGIPHFAISIAVEEPRTGITQGLIYQPLTDESFWAEKGRGAWLQDRRLRVSARRDLADALIATGIPFFGHGDLGRWSAILQAVAPEVAGTRRFGSAALDLAWVAAGRYDGFWEEGLKPWDTAAGILMVREAGGFVTDFKGADRAQETGQVLAANDQLHSKLHKLVAGALR; this is encoded by the coding sequence TTGGTTAGCCATTCAGGATTGATCACCGTCATGCAGCGCGCCGCGCGCAAGGCCGCGCCGCGCCTGCGCCGCGACTTCGGCGAGGTGGAACTGCTTCAGGTCAGCCGCAAAGGCCCGGCGGACTTCGTGTCCATGGCCGACAAGCGCGCCGAGCAGACGATCGTCGAGGAATTGCGCCACGCCCGTCCCGACTGGGGTCTGCTGCTGGAAGAAGGCGGCGTGATCGAGGGCGATCCGTCGAAGCCGCGCTGGATCGTCGATCCACTCGACGGAACCTCGAACTTCCTCCACGGCATCCCGCACTTCGCCATCTCCATCGCGGTGGAAGAGCCGCGCACCGGCATTACGCAAGGCCTCATCTATCAGCCGCTGACCGATGAGAGCTTCTGGGCGGAAAAGGGCAGGGGGGCCTGGCTCCAGGACCGCCGCCTGCGCGTCTCCGCCCGGCGCGACCTCGCCGATGCGCTGATCGCAACCGGTATCCCCTTCTTCGGTCATGGCGATCTCGGTCGCTGGTCGGCGATCCTTCAGGCGGTCGCGCCGGAAGTCGCGGGCACCCGCCGCTTCGGTTCCGCCGCGCTCGACCTCGCCTGGGTCGCTGCCGGCCGTTACGACGGCTTCTGGGAAGAGGGGCTGAAGCCCTGGGATACCGCGGCCGGCATCCTGATGGTGCGCGAAGCGGGCGGCTTCGTCACCGATTTCAAGGGCGCCGACCGCGCGCAGGAAACGGGACAGGTACTGGCGGCCAACGACCAGCTTCATTCGAAGCTGCATAAACTGGTCGCAGGCGCGCTCCGCTAA
- the ndhC gene encoding NADH-quinone oxidoreductase subunit A, translated as MAPYAAEYLPILLFLGVALALSAAFVVLPMIASRFTGASNPYADKLAEYECGFPAFEDSRSQFDVRFYLVAILFIIFDLEAAFLFPWAVSLGAIGIAGWAAMMIFLAELTLGYIYAWKKGALEWE; from the coding sequence ATGGCGCCCTACGCCGCCGAATATCTGCCCATTCTTTTGTTCCTCGGCGTTGCCTTGGCGCTGTCGGCGGCGTTCGTGGTCTTGCCGATGATCGCATCGCGCTTCACCGGGGCCAGCAATCCCTATGCGGACAAGCTCGCCGAATATGAGTGCGGCTTCCCGGCCTTCGAGGACAGCCGCTCGCAATTCGACGTGCGTTTCTACCTCGTCGCCATTCTGTTCATCATCTTCGACCTCGAAGCGGCCTTCCTCTTTCCGTGGGCGGTATCGCTTGGCGCGATCGGCATTGCCGGCTGGGCCGCGATGATGATTTTCCTCGCCGAACTGACGCTCGGCTATATCTATGCCTGGAAGAAAGGAGCGCTCGAATGGGAGTGA
- a CDS encoding NuoB/complex I 20 kDa subunit family protein, translating into MGVILGPRNENPLLSDLQQPDPAFFHDIQNEVSDKGFLVTSTEDLFQWARTGSLWWMTFGLACCAVEMIHVNMPRYDLERFGVAPRASPRQSDVMIVAGTLCNKMAPALRRVYDQMSEPRYVISMGSCANGGGYYHYSYSVVRGCDRIVPVDIYVPGCPPTAEALLYGIMQLQRKIRRAGTIER; encoded by the coding sequence ATGGGAGTGATCCTCGGCCCGCGGAACGAAAATCCGCTTCTCTCGGACCTGCAGCAGCCGGATCCGGCCTTTTTCCACGACATCCAGAATGAGGTGTCGGACAAGGGTTTTCTCGTCACCTCGACCGAAGACCTGTTCCAGTGGGCGCGCACCGGTTCGCTCTGGTGGATGACCTTCGGCCTCGCCTGCTGCGCGGTCGAGATGATCCATGTGAACATGCCGCGCTACGACCTTGAGCGGTTCGGAGTCGCGCCGCGCGCCTCGCCGCGCCAGTCGGACGTGATGATTGTCGCGGGCACGCTGTGCAACAAGATGGCCCCGGCGCTGCGCCGCGTCTACGACCAGATGTCGGAGCCGCGCTACGTCATCTCGATGGGCAGCTGCGCCAATGGCGGCGGCTATTATCACTATAGCTACAGCGTCGTGCGCGGCTGCGACCGGATCGTCCCCGTGGACATCTATGTCCCCGGCTGCCCGCCGACCGCCGAGGCGCTTCTTTACGGCATCATGCAGCTGCAGCGGAAAATCCGCCGCGCCGGCACGATCGAGCGTTAA
- a CDS encoding NADH-quinone oxidoreductase subunit D: MATDRNQLAQERESVGDSQIANYTINFGPQHPAAHGVLRLVLELDGEIVERVDPHVGLLHRGTEKLCEYKTYLQALPYFDRLDYVSPMCQEHSYVLAIEKLLDLEVPLRAQYLRVFFAELTRISNHLLNIGSHVMDVGAMTPNLWLFELREDIMNFYERASGARMHAAWFRPGGVHQDVPLKLLTDIGDWLDKRLPVLFEDAMSLVVDNRIFKQRNVDIAVVSKEDALAWGFSGPMIRASGIPWDIRKAQPYDVYDRVEFDVPVGTKGDCYDRMMVRVEEVRQSARILKQCLQDMPEGPIASLDRKVVPPKRAEMKQSMEALIHHFKLYTEGFHVPAGEVYVATESPKGEFGVYLVSDGTNKPYRVKIRPTAFSHLQAMDFMTKGHMLADATAILGAMDIVFGECDR, translated from the coding sequence ATGGCTACTGATCGAAACCAGCTTGCCCAGGAACGCGAGAGTGTCGGCGACTCCCAGATCGCCAACTACACGATCAATTTCGGCCCGCAGCATCCGGCGGCGCACGGCGTGCTGCGCCTCGTGCTGGAGCTGGACGGCGAGATCGTCGAGCGCGTCGATCCGCACGTCGGCCTGCTCCATCGCGGCACCGAGAAATTGTGCGAGTATAAGACCTACCTCCAGGCGCTCCCTTATTTCGATCGCCTCGATTACGTGTCACCTATGTGCCAGGAGCACTCCTACGTCCTGGCGATCGAAAAGCTGCTCGACCTCGAAGTGCCGCTCCGCGCCCAGTATCTTCGCGTCTTTTTCGCGGAGCTGACGCGGATTTCGAACCATCTTCTCAACATCGGCTCCCACGTCATGGACGTTGGCGCGATGACGCCGAACCTGTGGCTGTTCGAGCTTCGCGAAGACATCATGAATTTCTACGAGCGGGCGTCGGGCGCGCGCATGCACGCGGCCTGGTTCCGCCCCGGCGGCGTCCATCAGGACGTGCCGTTGAAGCTCCTCACCGACATCGGCGACTGGCTCGACAAGCGCCTGCCGGTGCTGTTCGAGGACGCCATGAGCCTGGTCGTCGACAACCGCATCTTCAAGCAGCGCAATGTCGATATCGCCGTCGTGTCGAAGGAAGACGCGCTCGCCTGGGGCTTCTCCGGCCCGATGATCCGCGCGTCCGGCATTCCGTGGGACATCCGCAAGGCGCAGCCTTATGACGTTTACGACCGCGTCGAATTCGACGTGCCGGTCGGCACCAAGGGCGATTGCTACGACCGCATGATGGTGCGCGTCGAAGAAGTGCGTCAGTCCGCGCGCATCTTGAAACAGTGCCTTCAGGATATGCCGGAAGGCCCGATCGCGAGCCTCGACCGCAAGGTCGTGCCGCCGAAGCGCGCCGAAATGAAGCAGTCGATGGAAGCGCTCATCCATCACTTCAAGCTCTATACCGAGGGCTTCCACGTGCCGGCAGGCGAAGTCTATGTCGCGACGGAAAGCCCCAAGGGCGAATTCGGCGTCTATCTGGTGTCGGACGGCACCAACAAGCCGTACCGCGTCAAGATCCGCCCGACCGCCTTCAGCCACCTTCAGGCCATGGATTTCATGACCAAGGGCCACATGCTCGCCGACGCGACCGCGATCCTCGGCGCCATGGACATCGTTTTCGGGGAGTGCGACCGGTGA
- a CDS encoding complex I 24 kDa subunit family protein: MADVLPNSLPDIAELRARWGSFAWTPENEAKAKVIVGRYPAGRQHSALLPLLDLAQRQVGAETNTQGWLPVPVIEFVAKYLDMPYIRAYEVATFYTMYNLTPVGRHHVQVCGTTPCMLRGSDDVLAACYARGLKKGQTTPDGLFTLTEVECLGACANAPMVQINDDNYEDLTFESMTAILEAMASGEMPKAGPQIDRQTSCPEGGPTTLPEMANENHDYRSSWK; this comes from the coding sequence ATGGCTGACGTCCTTCCAAACAGCTTGCCGGACATTGCTGAGCTGCGCGCCCGTTGGGGCAGTTTCGCATGGACGCCTGAGAATGAGGCAAAGGCGAAGGTCATAGTCGGCCGCTACCCGGCTGGGCGTCAACATAGCGCGCTTCTGCCCTTGCTCGATCTCGCCCAGCGTCAGGTGGGCGCAGAGACGAATACGCAGGGCTGGCTGCCGGTGCCGGTGATCGAGTTCGTCGCGAAATATCTCGATATGCCCTATATCCGGGCCTACGAGGTCGCGACCTTCTATACGATGTACAATCTGACGCCGGTCGGCCGTCACCATGTGCAGGTTTGCGGCACGACGCCGTGCATGCTGCGCGGGTCGGACGACGTGCTCGCCGCTTGCTATGCCAGGGGGTTGAAGAAGGGGCAGACGACGCCGGACGGCCTCTTCACACTGACCGAGGTCGAATGCCTCGGCGCCTGCGCCAACGCGCCTATGGTGCAGATCAACGACGACAATTACGAAGACCTGACCTTCGAAAGCATGACTGCAATCCTCGAAGCCATGGCAAGCGGCGAAATGCCTAAAGCCGGCCCGCAGATCGATCGCCAGACGAGCTGCCCGGAAGGCGGCCCGACCACCCTGCCTGAGATGGCGAACGAGAACCACGATTATCGGAGCTCGTGGAAATGA
- the nuoF gene encoding NADH-quinone oxidoreductase subunit NuoF: MLADKDRIFTNVYGFQPWNLKAAQKRGDWDDTRALMALGQDQIIEIIKESGLRGRGGAGFPTGMKWSFMPKESKDGRPNFLVINADESEPGSCKDREIIRHDPHKLIEGALIAGFAMRARAAYIYIRGEFIREAETLFAAVQEAYDAGLLGKNAAGSGYDFDVFVHRGAGAYICGEETALLESLEGKKGQPRLKPPFPAGAGLYGCPTTVNNVESIAVTPTILRRGAAWFKGFGRENNHGTKLFQISGHVNKPCVVEEAMSIPFRELIDRHAGGIRGGWDNLLAVIPGGSSVPLVPAAQIMDAPMDFDGLRALGSGLGTAAVIVMDKSTDIVRAISRISYFYKHESCGQCTPCREGTGWMWRVMERLREGNAEIGEIDTLLDVTKQIEGHTICALGDAAAWPIQGLIRHFRPELERRIIEKQGDQLEAAE, encoded by the coding sequence ATGCTGGCTGACAAGGACCGCATTTTCACCAACGTCTACGGGTTCCAGCCCTGGAACTTGAAGGCGGCGCAGAAGCGCGGTGACTGGGACGATACGCGGGCGCTAATGGCGCTCGGCCAGGACCAGATCATCGAGATCATCAAGGAATCCGGCCTTCGCGGCCGCGGCGGTGCGGGTTTCCCGACCGGCATGAAGTGGAGCTTCATGCCCAAGGAATCGAAGGACGGCCGCCCGAACTTCCTCGTCATCAACGCCGACGAATCCGAACCCGGTTCCTGCAAGGACCGCGAGATCATCCGCCACGATCCGCACAAATTGATCGAAGGCGCGCTGATCGCCGGTTTCGCGATGCGCGCGCGGGCGGCGTACATCTACATTCGCGGCGAATTCATTCGTGAGGCGGAGACGCTCTTCGCTGCGGTGCAGGAAGCCTATGATGCGGGCCTGCTCGGCAAGAATGCCGCCGGTTCGGGCTATGACTTCGACGTCTTCGTCCATCGCGGGGCAGGGGCCTATATTTGCGGCGAGGAAACGGCGCTTCTCGAAAGCCTCGAGGGCAAGAAGGGCCAGCCGCGCCTGAAGCCGCCTTTCCCGGCGGGCGCGGGCCTCTATGGTTGCCCGACCACGGTGAACAACGTGGAATCAATCGCCGTCACGCCGACCATCCTCCGGCGCGGCGCGGCCTGGTTCAAGGGATTTGGCCGCGAGAACAATCACGGCACCAAGCTCTTCCAGATCAGCGGCCATGTGAACAAGCCGTGCGTGGTCGAAGAGGCCATGTCAATCCCGTTCCGCGAGCTGATCGATCGCCACGCCGGCGGCATTCGCGGCGGCTGGGACAATCTCCTCGCCGTCATTCCGGGCGGATCGTCCGTGCCGTTGGTTCCAGCCGCGCAGATCATGGACGCGCCGATGGATTTCGACGGCCTGCGCGCGCTCGGCTCCGGCCTCGGCACCGCCGCCGTCATCGTCATGGACAAGTCCACCGACATCGTCCGCGCGATCAGCCGCATCAGCTATTTCTACAAGCATGAAAGCTGCGGCCAGTGCACGCCGTGCCGCGAAGGCACCGGCTGGATGTGGCGCGTGATGGAGCGCCTGCGCGAAGGCAATGCCGAAATCGGTGAGATCGACACGTTGCTCGATGTTACGAAGCAGATCGAGGGCCACACCATCTGCGCGCTGGGCGACGCCGCCGCCTGGCCGATCCAAGGCCTCATCCGCCACTTCCGCCCTGAACTTGAGCGGCGGATTATCGAGAAGCAGGGCGATCAGCTGGAGGCGGCGGAATGA
- the nuoG gene encoding NADH-quinone oxidoreductase subunit NuoG codes for MPKVKVDGIEVEVPAGATVMQACEAAGKEIPRFCYHERLSIAGNCRMCLVEVKPGPPKPQASCALPASDGQEITTMSPAVKKAREGVMEFLLINHPLDCPICDQGGECDLQDQAVAYGRGHSRFDENKRAVSEKYMGPVVKTFMTRCIQCTRCVRFAEEVAGVEEIGALYRGENMQITSYLEGAVTSELSGNVVDLCPVGALVSKPYSFEARPWELSKVPGIDVSDGVGTNIRIDSRLREVMRVVPRINEDVNEEWAHDKTRHMVDGLLRNRLDRPWVRKDGKLQAASWEEAFEAIAKVAKKAGDSVAAIAGDLVDVETMYAAKKLLQSLGSDLLEGRQTGLAYDATSIAAVNFNTTIGGLETADAILLVGTNPRWEASLVNTRIRKAVKKGAKVFAIGPEVDLTYPVEWLGNDLSMLQKLPAAVADAFKGAERPAMIVGGAALKVPGGQAASLALVGSLNLVRDGWNGYNVLHTAAARTGGLMLGYAQQGGMAALAEKAPKLLFLLGADEADLAPFSKSFKVYVGHHGDRGAHAADVILPGAAYTEKHGIYVNLEGRVQYSEKATFPPGDAREDWSIFRALSAVLGKSLPFDTFGALRQALFAEYPAFAEVGLVRFDWAPPALKAETIGQGAEVAYPIKDFYLTNPIARSSPTLRRCSAEILHGESFAEAAE; via the coding sequence ATGCCCAAGGTCAAAGTAGACGGTATCGAGGTCGAGGTTCCCGCTGGCGCCACTGTGATGCAGGCGTGCGAGGCGGCGGGGAAGGAGATTCCGCGCTTCTGCTATCATGAGCGGCTGTCGATCGCCGGCAATTGCCGCATGTGCCTCGTCGAGGTGAAGCCGGGGCCGCCGAAGCCGCAGGCATCGTGCGCGCTGCCCGCTTCGGACGGCCAGGAAATCACTACCATGTCGCCGGCGGTCAAGAAGGCGCGGGAAGGGGTGATGGAGTTCCTGCTCATCAACCACCCGCTCGATTGCCCGATCTGCGACCAGGGCGGCGAGTGTGACTTGCAGGATCAGGCCGTCGCTTATGGCCGGGGTCATAGCCGTTTCGACGAGAATAAGCGGGCCGTGAGCGAGAAATATATGGGTCCGGTCGTCAAGACGTTCATGACCCGTTGCATCCAGTGCACCCGGTGCGTTCGCTTCGCCGAGGAAGTGGCGGGGGTCGAGGAAATCGGCGCCCTCTATCGCGGCGAGAATATGCAGATCACCTCCTATCTGGAGGGCGCGGTGACGTCCGAGCTTTCGGGCAATGTCGTCGATCTCTGCCCCGTGGGCGCGCTCGTCTCGAAGCCCTATTCGTTCGAGGCGCGGCCGTGGGAGCTTTCCAAGGTTCCGGGCATCGACGTCAGCGACGGCGTCGGCACCAACATCCGTATCGACAGCCGCCTGCGCGAAGTGATGCGTGTCGTTCCGCGCATCAACGAGGATGTGAACGAGGAATGGGCGCACGACAAGACGCGCCACATGGTCGACGGCCTCCTCCGCAACCGGCTCGACCGGCCGTGGGTCCGCAAGGACGGCAAGCTGCAGGCGGCGAGCTGGGAAGAAGCGTTCGAGGCTATCGCCAAGGTCGCCAAGAAAGCCGGCGACAGCGTTGCTGCGATCGCGGGCGACCTCGTCGATGTCGAGACCATGTATGCGGCGAAAAAGCTGCTGCAGTCGCTCGGTTCCGATCTCCTCGAAGGCCGCCAGACCGGCCTTGCCTATGACGCGACCAGCATCGCGGCGGTCAATTTCAACACGACCATCGGAGGCTTGGAGACTGCGGACGCAATCCTGCTGGTCGGCACCAATCCGCGTTGGGAGGCGAGCCTCGTCAACACCCGCATCCGCAAGGCTGTGAAGAAGGGCGCGAAGGTCTTCGCCATCGGCCCGGAAGTGGACCTTACCTATCCGGTCGAATGGCTCGGCAACGATCTTTCCATGCTCCAGAAGCTCCCGGCCGCGGTCGCCGATGCCTTCAAGGGCGCCGAGCGGCCCGCGATGATCGTCGGTGGCGCGGCTTTGAAGGTGCCAGGCGGACAGGCCGCGAGCCTCGCGCTGGTCGGCAGCCTCAACCTCGTTCGCGACGGCTGGAACGGCTACAACGTCCTCCATACTGCCGCTGCGCGCACCGGCGGGTTGATGCTAGGCTACGCGCAGCAGGGCGGCATGGCGGCGCTGGCGGAGAAGGCGCCGAAGTTGCTCTTCCTTCTCGGCGCGGACGAAGCGGACCTCGCGCCCTTCTCCAAGAGCTTCAAGGTCTATGTCGGCCATCACGGGGACCGTGGCGCGCATGCCGCCGACGTGATCCTGCCGGGCGCGGCTTACACCGAAAAGCACGGCATTTACGTGAACCTCGAAGGCCGCGTGCAATATAGCGAGAAGGCGACCTTCCCGCCGGGCGATGCCCGTGAAGACTGGTCGATCTTCCGCGCGCTTTCGGCTGTGCTCGGCAAGTCGTTGCCGTTCGACACCTTCGGCGCGCTTCGCCAGGCTTTGTTCGCCGAATATCCCGCCTTTGCCGAAGTGGGTCTCGTCCGCTTCGACTGGGCGCCGCCCGCGCTCAAGGCCGAGACGATCGGGCAGGGCGCGGAAGTCGCCTATCCGATCAAGGATTTCTACCTCACCAACCCGATCGCACGGTCTTCGCCCACGCTGCGGCGCTGCTCGGCCGAAATCCTGCACGGGGAAAGCTTCGCGGAGGCCGCGGAATGA
- the nuoH gene encoding NADH-quinone oxidoreductase subunit NuoH, translated as MTEWFQGQLGYGLGWFVSTLILILMIALPLMLAVAMIIYADRKIWAAMALRRGPNVVGPFGLLQSFADGLKVFLKETIIPSSANRGLFLLAPIITFTIALIAWAVIPFGPDMVLANINVGLLYILAASSLGVYGIIIAGWASNSKYPFYSALRAAAQMVSYEVSIGFVLITVILWAGTFNLQGIIAMQKSHVFFLNGFGFNPLLFPMAVIFLISSMAETARAPFDLTEAESELVAGYQTEYSSMSFALFWLGEYGNVLLMCALNATLFWGGWLPPIDWAPLYAVPGILWLFAKIFIFFFIFSWVKATVPRFRYDQLMRLGWKIFLPFALLWVFVVSGYLMLTRYAA; from the coding sequence ATGACCGAATGGTTCCAGGGCCAATTGGGCTACGGCCTCGGCTGGTTCGTCTCGACCCTCATCCTCATTCTGATGATCGCGCTGCCGCTGATGCTGGCGGTCGCGATGATCATCTATGCCGACCGCAAGATCTGGGCGGCGATGGCGCTGCGGCGCGGGCCCAATGTGGTGGGGCCGTTCGGCCTGCTGCAGAGCTTCGCGGACGGCCTCAAGGTCTTCCTCAAGGAAACCATCATCCCGTCCTCGGCCAATCGTGGTCTGTTCCTCCTGGCGCCGATCATCACCTTCACCATCGCGCTGATCGCCTGGGCGGTGATCCCGTTCGGGCCGGACATGGTGCTCGCGAACATCAATGTCGGCTTGCTCTACATCCTCGCGGCCTCGTCGCTCGGCGTCTACGGCATCATCATCGCGGGTTGGGCGTCCAACTCGAAATATCCCTTCTACTCGGCCCTTCGCGCGGCCGCGCAGATGGTGAGCTATGAAGTCTCGATCGGCTTCGTCCTCATCACCGTGATCTTGTGGGCGGGCACGTTCAACCTGCAGGGCATCATCGCCATGCAGAAGAGCCACGTCTTCTTCCTGAACGGCTTCGGCTTCAACCCCTTGCTGTTCCCGATGGCGGTGATCTTTCTCATCTCCTCGATGGCCGAAACCGCCCGCGCGCCCTTCGACCTCACCGAGGCGGAGTCCGAACTCGTCGCCGGTTACCAGACCGAATATAGCTCGATGAGCTTCGCGCTCTTCTGGCTCGGCGAATATGGCAACGTGCTGCTGATGTGCGCGCTCAATGCCACGCTCTTCTGGGGCGGATGGCTGCCGCCGATCGATTGGGCACCGCTCTACGCTGTTCCGGGCATCCTGTGGCTGTTCGCCAAGATCTTCATTTTCTTCTTCATCTTTTCCTGGGTGAAGGCGACCGTTCCGCGCTTCCGCTACGACCAGCTGATGCGGCTGGGCTGGAAAATCTTCCTGCCCTTCGCCCTGCTGTGGGTGTTCGTGGTGTCCGGTTACCTGATGCTTACGAGGTATGCGGCGTGA